The Cellulophaga sp. RHA19 genome includes the window TACATAGATTCTAAAGAAGCTTTATTAGAAAATTATATTTTTGGTACTTTAGAAGAATTTACTATATACTTAAATAATATAGTAGAATCCTCGTATTCACCTATAGAGAAGTTAAAATTTGTAATTTCTAAACACTCTCAATATGCTATAGCTAAACCTTATGAGGTAGCACTTTTTGTATATGAATGGCGTAACTTAAAAGGAGAAAAGCTAGAAGAGTTTAAAGCAAAAAGAGAAAGTTATATGAATACTGTTCGTGGAATTATAAACGAGGGTATATCTGAGGGTTCTTTAAGACCTATGGATGGTGAGTTTGCTACATTTATGTTTTTTTCATCAATGCGATGGTTGTTTAGTATGATAACCAATGATGATATAAAAGTAAACCCAATAGAGATAGAAAAGCAGTTAACAGATTTTATATTTAAAGGGATAGAGAATAAATAAACAATAAATGTTTATTATAAAAAAAGAGGAAGCTTTAGCTTCCTCTTTTTATTTGTTTTATGTTTTAGTTTTTAATTACAATAAACTCAGATCTTCTATTTTGTTGGTGTTGTTCTTCTGAGCATTTGCTATTAGAATCGCAGTTGTTTGTTAGTTGAGATTCCCCAAAACCTTTACCTGACACACGCTCAGGCGCAATACCATTGTCTAATAAATACTTTACCGTTTCTTTGGCTCTTCTGTTAGATAATGCTTGGTTGTAAGCAGTAGTAGCTCTAGCATCAGTATGTGAGCGAACTTCAATAACCACTTCTGGATACTCTTTAA containing:
- a CDS encoding TetR/AcrR family transcriptional regulator, with protein sequence MKKITKKELFFEKTLKLISEKGFKATTMRDIAHELNFEVANVYNYIDSKEALLENYIFGTLEEFTIYLNNIVESSYSPIEKLKFVISKHSQYAIAKPYEVALFVYEWRNLKGEKLEEFKAKRESYMNTVRGIINEGISEGSLRPMDGEFATFMFFSSMRWLFSMITNDDIKVNPIEIEKQLTDFIFKGIENK